In Crassostrea angulata isolate pt1a10 chromosome 4, ASM2561291v2, whole genome shotgun sequence, one genomic interval encodes:
- the LOC128182052 gene encoding uncharacterized protein LOC128182052 — protein MTSSEKKRKMDENPPPSDPETMVTGFIHCVSPVKLSANGSRYFNMTIQRKDEYTNAVSFSASAHQQMLEMSKNKTPVTLHNVQMSPSLKSSGKFDVKYNHRSNMTPARNLDFEFQLPEHTKYRTIKEVEENLNAFQKTCVKVKVFEKGEADAQVLKSGTELNKCKLIVSDISGSIPLTIWGEEIQQIKVGDSYSITNVSVRSFEGKSLTTSPDTVVEKIDDIGKCLYTPTEVSTNQKQLIIDSVSCVITHVCIACHKSIGSFNTAATFVKCTKCGMKQKTANIQNSIKCQILCGKERFTINDSVIKANSILKSFSEADKIENHLLSNPNITVEVATNEPTVLKIINIA, from the exons ATGACATcttcagagaaaaaaagaaagatggaTGAAAATCCGCCACCATCAGACCCTGAAACCATGGTGACTGGATTTATCCACTGCGTGTCCCCAGTAAAACTTTCGGCAAACGGGAGCAGATATTTTAATATGACAATACAACGAAAGGATGAATACACCAATGCCGTCTCCTTCAGTGCCTCCGCACATCAACAAATGCTAGAAATGTCAAAAAACAA AACACCAGTGACACTTCACAATGTACAAATGTCACCCAGTCTGAAATCAAGTGGAAAATTTGATGTCAAATATAACCACCGCTCAAATATGACCCCTGCAAGAAACTTGGACTTCGAGTTCCAGTTGCCAGAGCATACTAAATATAGAACCATAAAAGAAGTAGAGGAAAACCTCAATGCTTTCCAGAAG acTTGTGTCAAAGTAAAGGTTTTTGAAAAAGGAGAAGCAGATGCCCAAGTTCTCAAGTCAGGAACAGAATTGAACAAGTGTAAATTAATTGTCTCAGATATTTCTGGAAGCATTCCTCTTACAATTTGGGGTGAAGAAATACAGCAAATCAAGGTTGGTGACTCCTACTCCATAACGAATGTCTCGGTCCGATCATTTGAGGGCAAAAGTTTGACAACTAGTCCAGACACTGTTGTAGAAAAGATTGACGACATTGGAAAATGTCTCTACACACCAACAGAAGTGTCAACAAATCAGAAACAACTTATCATTGATTCTGTGAGTTGTGTCATCACCCATGTGTGTATTGCATGTCACAAGAGCATCGGATCCTTTAATACAGCAGCTACTTTTGTGAAATGTACCAAATGTGGCATGAAGCAGAAAACGGCCAACATTCAAAACTCAATAAAATGCCAAATTCTTTGTGGTAAGGAGAGATTTACAATCAACGATTCCGTCATTAAGGCAAACAGCATCCTTAAAAGTTTCTCTGAAGCAGACAAAATCGAAAATCATCTCTTGTCCAATCCAAACATCACAGTGGAAGTAGCCACAAATGAACCAACAGttctgaaaataattaacattgcGTGA